The proteins below are encoded in one region of Apostichopus japonicus isolate 1M-3 chromosome 22, ASM3797524v1, whole genome shotgun sequence:
- the LOC139963542 gene encoding uncharacterized protein isoform X1, translating into MDSNSITDGTEISGMPAMPRRKSKTLARLKKLKAQKVQDQLDSETIKSNNSPQVDKAGGGLVEDGDTGEVNVNADFGQNSSPSDALTPTNDAYSSSLSKHSSSAPPLYSSPDGRISNRSDVRTWNKQDHVQSSSTSAISQPEDKLSSLDENVSMDVGSLTSSLDQRLPEQRQSLSEVKEEIEDGAIRKGQDVSNINLNKESFRTETTSRSTSGLFSHNGNESAIDTQVQRQGFRLPGITSRSVSGNTDVKHITTGDVTNEVKADRTTETDSDDDDLIVIGGSCSEISRPSSSAHLLTSPIQKKVLASTREDKDESEDEAIGSASSDCGSQPLEQSESVLKYSDISAGNVTYKNQQNRGVFQSLDMDMNSSRDALSDLSHPGTSGVSSSKRTDCSESDLTERLNSRTYSEPPMGSTESLTDTNRSYLSTGALRQITTQAARRNQNRSYLMGGVRNTGSLLGKEELERNLPDRKIRVFVSTWNMHEEKVLPDNLEDLVLPEESIILQDIYVVGTQESTPDADEWAIRMQETLGTTHILLHKASLGVLHLLIFIRRDLFWFCSPVEEDSVATRPGAMIKTKGAVAVSFTFFGTSFLFLVSHFTSGDDNLSNRIQDYAKIIRSLDLPIKVPATRKYNVDKDDITSRFDAVFWCGDFNFRLTESRAKIENWAQQLKHGNEEDFNILLQHDQLRKTMTKSYDNKVEYTVQDSIFKGFQEGEINFLPTYKYNPGEDVFDTSSKARIPSYTDRVLYKPRKSGEVNVLYYNSCPTIKCSDHRPVYGIYEVTIRPGRDDHLCGTPNFAKDVFVEANRRRAAAVTGTKSGSKSQKSAICSLM; encoded by the exons ATGGACTCAAACTCAATCACAGATGGCACTGAAATTAGTGGGATGCCCGCTATGCCAAGGAGAAAATCAAAAACATTGGCACGATTAAA GAAACTGAAGGCTCAGAAAGTTCAGGATCAATTAGACAGTGAGACCATAAAGTCTAATAATTCTCCACAAGTTGATAAAGCGGGAGGAGGTTTGGTTGAAGATGGAGACACTGGAGAGGTAAATGTCAATGCCGATTTCGGACAAAATTCAAGTCCAAGCGATGCACTCACTCCGACTAATGACGCCTACAGTTCTTCACTTTCTAAACATTCATCATCTGCTCCACCCCTGTATTCATCTCCAGACGGAAGAATTTCAAACAGGAGCGACGTAAGGACTTGGAATAAACAGGATCATGTACAAAGTAGTAGTACGAGTGCAATCTCCCAACCAGAGGACAAACTCTCTTCTCTGGATGAAAATGTCTCTATGGATGTGGGATCTCTAACTTCAAGCTTGGATCAAAGATTGCCTGAACAAAGACAAAGTTTGTCTGAGGTCAAAGAAGAGATAGAAGACGGTGCTATAAGGAAAGGACAAGATGTTTCAAATATAAACTTAAACAAGGAAAGTTTTAGGACAGAAACTACTTCAAGAAGCACAAGTGGGTTGTTTTCTCATAATGGAAATGAAAGTGCAATAGATACCCAGGTCCAGCGGCAGGGTTTCCGCTTGCCTGGGATAACTAGTCGATCAGTTTCCGGCAATACTGATGTCAAACATATCACCACAGGTGATGTAACAAATGAAGTCAAAGCTGACAGAACCACAGAAACGGATAGCGACGATGATGATTTGATCGTTATTGGAGGAAGTTGCTCTGAGATTTCAAGACCTTCCTCATCAGCACATCTTCTTACCTCACCGATCCAAAAGAAGGTACTGGCATCAACACGAGAGGATAAAGATGAGAGTGAAGATGAGGCGATAGGGAGTGCTTCCTCGGACTGCGGATCTCAGCCTCTGGAGCAATCAGAATCAGTGTTGAAATATTCGGATATATCCGCCGGTAACGTCACCTACAAGAACCAGCAGAATAGGGGAGTGTTTCAGTCCTTGGATATGGACATGAACTCAAGCAGGGATGCTCTATCGGATCTGAGCCATCCGGGCACAAGTGGTGTATCCAGTAGTAAGAGGACGGATTGTTCGGAGAGCGATTTGACAGAGAGATTGAACTCAAGAACCTACTCTGAACCTCCTATGGGAAGCACAGAAAGTCTTACGGATACTAACAGATCGTACCTCTCAACAGGAGCCCTGCGCCAAATCACTACTCAGGCTGCAAGACGCAATCAAAACAG GAGTTACTTGATGGGTGGTGTCAGAAACACCGGTTCCTTGCTTGGTAAAGAGGAGTTGGAAAGAAATCTCCCCGACAGAAAGATCAGAGTGTTTGTCTCGACTTGGAACATGCACGAGGAAAAG GTCCTTCCTGATAACCTGGAGGATCTTGTCCTTCCAGAAGAGAGCATCATATTACAAGACATCTATGTGGTTGGTACACAAGAGTCAACCCCAGATGC AGATGAGTGGGCAATCAGGATGCAGGAGACCCTAGGCACCACTCACATTCTCCTCCACAAAGCTTCTCTTGGTGTTCTACATCTTCTCATCTTCATCAGGAGAGATCTCTTCTGGTTCTGTTCTC CCGTTGAAGAAGACTCTGTTGCAACGAGGCCAGGTGCAATGATAAAGACTAAG GGTGCTGTTGCAGTGTCGTTCACTTTCTTTGGTACTTCATTCTTGTTCCTAGTCTCCCATTTCACAT CTGGCGATGATAATCTTTCAAATCGAATTCAAGATTATGCTAAAATCATCCGATCTCTAGATCTACCTATCAAGGTACCTGCTACCAGGAAATATAATGTGGATAAAG ATGACATCACCTCAAGATTCGATGCAGTCTTCTGGTGCGGGGATTTCAACTTCCGACTGACGGAATCCAGAGCAAAGATTGAAAATTGGGCTCAGCAGCTGAAACACGGCAACGAGGAAGACTTTAACATTCTCCTGCAGCACGATCAACTCAGGAAGACGATGACAAAGA GTTACGACAATAAAGTTGAATATACAGTCCAAG ATTCCATCTTTAAGGGTTTCCAGGAGGGAGAGATCAACTTTCTACCGACCTACAAGTATAATCCTGGAGAAGATGTCTTTGATACCAGCTCCAAGGCCAGGATACCATCTTATACC GATCGAGTTCTCTACAAACCACGTAAATCTGGGGAGGTCAATGTACTATACTACAATTCTTGTCCAACCATCAAATGCTCAGACCATCGTCCTGTTTATGGTATCTACGAAGTCACAATACGTCCCGGCAGAGATGA TCATCTTTGTGGGACTCCAAACTTTGCAAAAGATGTGTTTGTTGAAG CAAACAGAAGAAGAGCAGCAGCAGTGACTGGTACCAAAAGTGGTTCAAAGAGTCAGAAGAGTGCAATCTGTAGTCTAATGTGA
- the LOC139963542 gene encoding uncharacterized protein isoform X2 has product MDSNSITDGTEISGMPAMPRRKSKTLARLKKLKAQKVQDQLDSETIKSNNSPQVDKAGGGLVEDGDTGEVNVNADFGQNSSPSDALTPTNDAYSSSLSKHSSSAPPLYSSPDGRISNRSDVRTWNKQDHVQSSSTSAISQPEDKLSSLDENVSMDVGSLTSSLDQRLPEQRQSLSEVKEEIEDGAIRKGQDVSNINLNKESFRTETTSRSTSGLFSHNGNESAIDTQVQRQGFRLPGITSRSVSGNTDVKHITTGDVTNEVKADRTTETDSDDDDLIVIGGSCSEISRPSSSAHLLTSPIQKKVLASTREDKDESEDEAIGSASSDCGSQPLEQSESVLKYSDISAGNVTYKNQQNRGVFQSLDMDMNSSRDALSDLSHPGTSGVSSSKRTDCSESDLTERLNSRTYSEPPMGSTESLTDTNRSYLSTGALRQITTQAARRNQNRSYLMGGVRNTGSLLGKEELERNLPDRKIRVFVSTWNMHEEKVLPDNLEDLVLPEESIILQDIYVVGTQESTPDADEWAIRMQETLGTTHILLHKASLGVLHLLIFIRRDLFWFCSPVEEDSVATRPGAMIKTKGAVAVSFTFFGTSFLFLVSHFTSGDDNLSNRIQDYAKIIRSLDLPIKVPATRKYNVDKDDITSRFDAVFWCGDFNFRLTESRAKIENWAQQLKHGNEEDFNILLQHDQLRKTMTKNSIFKGFQEGEINFLPTYKYNPGEDVFDTSSKARIPSYTDRVLYKPRKSGEVNVLYYNSCPTIKCSDHRPVYGIYEVTIRPGRDDHLCGTPNFAKDVFVEANRRRAAAVTGTKSGSKSQKSAICSLM; this is encoded by the exons ATGGACTCAAACTCAATCACAGATGGCACTGAAATTAGTGGGATGCCCGCTATGCCAAGGAGAAAATCAAAAACATTGGCACGATTAAA GAAACTGAAGGCTCAGAAAGTTCAGGATCAATTAGACAGTGAGACCATAAAGTCTAATAATTCTCCACAAGTTGATAAAGCGGGAGGAGGTTTGGTTGAAGATGGAGACACTGGAGAGGTAAATGTCAATGCCGATTTCGGACAAAATTCAAGTCCAAGCGATGCACTCACTCCGACTAATGACGCCTACAGTTCTTCACTTTCTAAACATTCATCATCTGCTCCACCCCTGTATTCATCTCCAGACGGAAGAATTTCAAACAGGAGCGACGTAAGGACTTGGAATAAACAGGATCATGTACAAAGTAGTAGTACGAGTGCAATCTCCCAACCAGAGGACAAACTCTCTTCTCTGGATGAAAATGTCTCTATGGATGTGGGATCTCTAACTTCAAGCTTGGATCAAAGATTGCCTGAACAAAGACAAAGTTTGTCTGAGGTCAAAGAAGAGATAGAAGACGGTGCTATAAGGAAAGGACAAGATGTTTCAAATATAAACTTAAACAAGGAAAGTTTTAGGACAGAAACTACTTCAAGAAGCACAAGTGGGTTGTTTTCTCATAATGGAAATGAAAGTGCAATAGATACCCAGGTCCAGCGGCAGGGTTTCCGCTTGCCTGGGATAACTAGTCGATCAGTTTCCGGCAATACTGATGTCAAACATATCACCACAGGTGATGTAACAAATGAAGTCAAAGCTGACAGAACCACAGAAACGGATAGCGACGATGATGATTTGATCGTTATTGGAGGAAGTTGCTCTGAGATTTCAAGACCTTCCTCATCAGCACATCTTCTTACCTCACCGATCCAAAAGAAGGTACTGGCATCAACACGAGAGGATAAAGATGAGAGTGAAGATGAGGCGATAGGGAGTGCTTCCTCGGACTGCGGATCTCAGCCTCTGGAGCAATCAGAATCAGTGTTGAAATATTCGGATATATCCGCCGGTAACGTCACCTACAAGAACCAGCAGAATAGGGGAGTGTTTCAGTCCTTGGATATGGACATGAACTCAAGCAGGGATGCTCTATCGGATCTGAGCCATCCGGGCACAAGTGGTGTATCCAGTAGTAAGAGGACGGATTGTTCGGAGAGCGATTTGACAGAGAGATTGAACTCAAGAACCTACTCTGAACCTCCTATGGGAAGCACAGAAAGTCTTACGGATACTAACAGATCGTACCTCTCAACAGGAGCCCTGCGCCAAATCACTACTCAGGCTGCAAGACGCAATCAAAACAG GAGTTACTTGATGGGTGGTGTCAGAAACACCGGTTCCTTGCTTGGTAAAGAGGAGTTGGAAAGAAATCTCCCCGACAGAAAGATCAGAGTGTTTGTCTCGACTTGGAACATGCACGAGGAAAAG GTCCTTCCTGATAACCTGGAGGATCTTGTCCTTCCAGAAGAGAGCATCATATTACAAGACATCTATGTGGTTGGTACACAAGAGTCAACCCCAGATGC AGATGAGTGGGCAATCAGGATGCAGGAGACCCTAGGCACCACTCACATTCTCCTCCACAAAGCTTCTCTTGGTGTTCTACATCTTCTCATCTTCATCAGGAGAGATCTCTTCTGGTTCTGTTCTC CCGTTGAAGAAGACTCTGTTGCAACGAGGCCAGGTGCAATGATAAAGACTAAG GGTGCTGTTGCAGTGTCGTTCACTTTCTTTGGTACTTCATTCTTGTTCCTAGTCTCCCATTTCACAT CTGGCGATGATAATCTTTCAAATCGAATTCAAGATTATGCTAAAATCATCCGATCTCTAGATCTACCTATCAAGGTACCTGCTACCAGGAAATATAATGTGGATAAAG ATGACATCACCTCAAGATTCGATGCAGTCTTCTGGTGCGGGGATTTCAACTTCCGACTGACGGAATCCAGAGCAAAGATTGAAAATTGGGCTCAGCAGCTGAAACACGGCAACGAGGAAGACTTTAACATTCTCCTGCAGCACGATCAACTCAGGAAGACGATGACAAAGA ATTCCATCTTTAAGGGTTTCCAGGAGGGAGAGATCAACTTTCTACCGACCTACAAGTATAATCCTGGAGAAGATGTCTTTGATACCAGCTCCAAGGCCAGGATACCATCTTATACC GATCGAGTTCTCTACAAACCACGTAAATCTGGGGAGGTCAATGTACTATACTACAATTCTTGTCCAACCATCAAATGCTCAGACCATCGTCCTGTTTATGGTATCTACGAAGTCACAATACGTCCCGGCAGAGATGA TCATCTTTGTGGGACTCCAAACTTTGCAAAAGATGTGTTTGTTGAAG CAAACAGAAGAAGAGCAGCAGCAGTGACTGGTACCAAAAGTGGTTCAAAGAGTCAGAAGAGTGCAATCTGTAGTCTAATGTGA